In the genome of Cherax quadricarinatus isolate ZL_2023a chromosome 83, ASM3850222v1, whole genome shotgun sequence, one region contains:
- the LOC128702209 gene encoding phenoloxidase-activating factor 2: MRWLSSMVTVLAVVCVTARERRQAAGEECFWWVPGCTSQDGSNPETPATSEVTNPVVIRNEAALGDLTYTSCNNGVGTCVPYYLCKEGDIITDGAGLIDIRFGGNITTSRSNSECPEFLTVCCNNPLEKVPPITEQYSSACGRRNPQGVNARILGFKDNQAQFGEFPWMTAVLRQEVVTTDKPVNLYVCGGSLIHPSVVLTAAHCVASWDAGVLKIRAGEWDTQREYELFPHQDRNVAKVVIHEGYKSGPLHYDYALLFLDQPLDLAPHIDTVCLPAQNQNLLGAECWATGWGKDKFGSDGEFQNVLKKIKLSLTPFDKCQAALRKTRLGNFFNLDRSFVCAGGEPGLDTCKGDGGSPLMCKASQDTYVQVGIVAWGIGCGENGIPGVYANIPYVSDWIKKTSETTLAQLGVSIGKYWDHSV; encoded by the exons ATGAGGTGGCTATCATCAATGGTAACAGtactggcagtggtttgtgtcaCTGCCAGAGAACGTCGGCAGGCAGCCGGTGAAGAATGCTTCTGGTGGGTACCAGGTTGCACCAGCCAAGACGGCTCGAATCCGGAAACACCTGCTACTTCTGAAGTGACCAACCCAGTGGTTATAAGAAACGAAGCGGCACTGGGTGATCTTACCTACACTAGCTGCAACAATGGTGTAGGCACATGTGTACCTTATTACTTGTGTAAAGAGGGTGACATCATTACTGATGGTGCTGGACTTATCGATATAAG ATTTGGAGGGAACATCACCACTAGCCGCTCCAATTCCGAGTGCCCAGAATTCTTAACCGTGTGCTGCAATAATCCGCTAGAGAAGGTCCCTCCAATTACTGAGCAATACTCCTCAGCCTGTGGTCGTCGTAATCCTCAAGGAGTCAACGCCCGGATCCTTGGATTTAAG GATAACCAAGCCCAGTTTGGAGAGTTCCCATGGATGACTGCAGTGTTGCGTCAGGAAGTTGTGACGACTGACAAGCCAGTTAACCTGTATGTGTGCGGAGGTTCCCTGATCCATCCATCTGTTGTGCTCACTGCGGCGCACTGTGTGGCCTCCTGGGATGCAGGAGTACTCAAAATCCGCGCCGGAGAGTGGGACACTCAGCGGGAGTATGAGCTCTTCCCTCACCAGGACCGTAATGTGGCCAAAGTGGTCATCCACGAGGGTTACAAGTCAGGCCCGCTCCACTATGACTATGCCCTCTTGTTCTTGGATCAGCCGCTTGACTTAGCGCCCCATATTGACACCGTGTGTCTTCCTGCTCAGAACCAGAACTTGCTCGGTGCCGAGTGCTGGGCTACAGGTTGGGGCAAAGACAAATTTGGAAGCGATGGAGAATTCCAAAATGTTTTGAAAAAGATTAAATTGAGTCTCACGCCATTCGACAAGTGCCAGGCTGCTCTGAGGAAGACCAGGTTGGGAAACTTTTTCAATCTGGACCGATCTTTTGTCTGCGCTGGAGGCGAGCCCGGCTTAGACACGTGCAAAGGTGACGGTGGCTCCCCACTGATGTGTAAGGCCTCGCAAGACACCTACGTGCAGGTGGGCATTGTTGCTTGGGGCATTGGTTGTGGGGAAAATGGCATTCCAGGAGTATATGCTAACATACCGTACGTCAGCGACTGGATCAAGAAGACTTCGGAAACAACATTAGCCCAACTGGGGGTTTCCATCGGAAAATATTGGGATCATAGTGTGTAA